A window of Mangifera indica cultivar Alphonso chromosome 11, CATAS_Mindica_2.1, whole genome shotgun sequence contains these coding sequences:
- the LOC123228585 gene encoding probable arabinosyltransferase ARAD1 has product MCAKSPTYSSFPSIPCIFLSFTLLSIFSLSFFFVANYPKPTCKLAELNSSPQSSIKVFVADLPRSFNYDLLNQYWASTSPDARLPFDPDHQIHHERLKFPPFPENPLIKQYSAEYWILGDLESPENVRGDSFAKRVFRVEEADVVFVPFFATLSAEMELGKERSSFRKKSEENEDYKRQKEVVEIVKKSEAWRRSGGRDHVFVLTDPVAMWHVRAEIAPAILLVVDFGGWYRLDSKSSNGSSSEMIQHMQVSLLKDVIVPYTHLLPRLHLSKNKKRHIFLYFKGAKHRHRGGLVREKLWDLLINKPGVVMEEGFPNATGREQSIKGMRSSEFCLHPAGDTPTSCRLFDAIQSLCIPVIVSDNIELPFEGMVDYSEFSVFVAVDEALRPNWLLGHLRSFSQEKRDNFRRKMAEIQSIFVYDSGHPGGIGPLPQNGAVNHIWRKVHQKVPMIKEAIVRDRRRPPGVSIPLRCHCT; this is encoded by the exons ATGTGTGCGAAATCACCCACATACTCATCGTTTCCCTCGATCCCCTGTATCTTCCTCTCCTTCACTCTCCTGTCAATCTTCTCGCTTTCCTTCTTCTTCGTTGCAAACTACCCTAAACCTACCTGCAAACTCGCTGAACTCAACAGCTCTCCACAATCCTCTATCAAAGTCTTCGTCGCCGACCTCCCCAGATCCTTCAACTACGACCTCCTCAACCAATATTGGGCCTCCACGTCACCAGACGCTCGTCTTCCTTTTGACCCAGATCACCAGATCCACCATGAGCGGCTAAAGTTCCCGCCGTTTCCCGAAAACCCGTTGATTAAGCAGTACAGTGCGGAGTATTGGATCTTGGGCGACCTGGAGAGCCCAGAGAACGTGAGGGGGGACTCGTTTGCGAAGAGGGTTTTCAGGGTTGAGGAGGCTGATGTCGTTTTTGTGCCCTTTTTTGCCACGTTGAGTGCGGAGATGGAGCTGGGGAAGGAGAGGAGTTCGTTTAGGAAGAAGAGCGAGGAGAATGAAGATTATAAAAGGCAGAAGGAGGTTGTTGAGATTGTGAAAAAGTCTGAGGCTTGGAGGAGGTCTGGTGGTAGAGATCATGTGTTTGTTCTTACAG ACCCAGTTGCAATGTGGCATGTTCGAGCTGAGATAGCCCCAGCAATTCTACTGGTAGTAGATTTTGGTGGTTGGTACAGACTTGACTCAAAGTCATCCAATGGTAGCTCATCGGAGATGATACAACACATGCAAGTTTCCTTGCTTAAAGATGTCATTGTCCCATACACGCATTTGCTTCCCAGATTGCATTTGTCAAAAAATAAGAAACGCcatatctttctttattttaaaggGGCTAAACATAGGCACAGG GGAGGCTTAGTTCGGGAAAAGTTATGGGACTTGTTGATTAATAAGCCCGGAGTTGTCATGGAAGAGGGCTTCCCTAATGCCACTGGGAGGGAACAATCAATTAAAGGGATGAGATCGTCTGAATTTTGTTTGCACCCAGCTGGGGATACCCCCACATCATGCCGGCTTTTTGATGCCATTCAAAGTCTTTGTATACCTGTCATTGTTAGCGATAATATTGAGCTTCCATTTGAAGGGATGGTGGACTATTCAGAATTCTCTGTTTTTGTGGCAGTAGATGAAGCATTGAGACCAAATTGGCTTCTGGGTCATCTTAGAAGTTTTTCCCAGGAGAAGAGAGATAACTTTCGTCGCAAAATGGCtgaaattcaatcaatttttgtCTATGATAGTGGTCATCCTGGTGGCATCGGGCCACTTCCCCAAAATGGTGCTGTAAATCATATTTGGAGAAAAGTTCACCAAAAAGTGCCCATGATCAAGGAAGCCATTGTACGAGATAGGAGAAGACCACCAGGTGTGTCCATTCCCTTACGTTGCCATTGTACTTAA